In Neomonachus schauinslandi chromosome 6, ASM220157v2, whole genome shotgun sequence, a genomic segment contains:
- the TMEM9 gene encoding proton-transporting V-type ATPase complex assembly regulator TMEM9, with protein sequence MKLLCLVAVVGCLLLPPAQANKSSEDIRCKCICPPYRNISGHIYNQNVSQKDCNCLHVVEPMPVPGHDVEAYCLLCECKYEERSTTTIKVIIVIYLSVVGALLLYMAFLMLVDPLIRKPDAYTEHLHNEEENEDARSVAATTASLGGPRANTVLERVEGAQQRWKLQVQEQRKTVFDRHKMLS encoded by the exons ATGAAGCTCCTATGTTTGGTGGCCGTGGTCGGGTGCTTGCTGTTGCCCCCAGCTCAAGCCAACAAG AGCTCTGAAGATATTCGTTGCAAATGCATCTGTCCACCATATAGAAACATCAGTGGGCACATTTACAACCAGAATGTGTCACAGAAGGACTG CAACTGCCTGCACGTGGTGGAGCCCATGCCGGTACCCGGCCACGACGTGGAGGCCTACTGCCTGCTGTGTGAGTGCAAGTACGAGGAGCGcagcaccaccaccatcaag GTCATCATTGTCATCTACCTGTCAGTGGTGGGGGCCCTCTTGCTCTACATGGCCTTCCTGATGCTGGTCGACCCTCTCATTCGAAAGCCGGATGCGTACACCGAACATCTGCACAATGAGGAGGAGAATGAG GATGCTCGCTCTGTGGCTGCCACCACTGCCTCCCTGGGGGGCCCTCGAGCAAACACCGTCCTGGAGCGTGTGGAGGGCGCTCAGCAGCGGTGGAAGCTGCAGGTGCAGGAGCAGCGCAAGACAGTCTTCGATCGGCACAAGATGCTCAGCTAG